Within the Salvia hispanica cultivar TCC Black 2014 chromosome 4, UniMelb_Shisp_WGS_1.0, whole genome shotgun sequence genome, the region TGTTCGCGTCCTGGATCCCAGCCTGCAAACCTTCAAGGCATCTGGAATAAGGACATCGAGCCAGCATGGGAGTATGTCCCTAGCTTTGCAAACGTGCcttctcatttctttttaattcatcATCCTTTCTTGATTATGCTCTGTGTTTTCTTGTCAGTGGTGCTCCTCACTTGAATATCAATCTCCAAATGAACTATTGGCCTTCTCTCTCTTGCAACCTCAAAGAGTGCCAAGAGCCTTTGTTTGACTATATTTCTTCTCTGTCCATAAATGGGAAAAAGACTTCACAGGTACACCTATTTAGTTTCTGCTGATTTTTCatcttaaattttgaaacatGATATTTTCGGATCTGACTCACAACCAGAAAATATGAACAGTTGATAGCTAAATACCAACCTCAATACAGCAAATCAATACATATTACAGCACTTGTTGTTTTGTACAACCTTCATGCATTTAGCTGCAGAATGTTACAGGTGAACTATGGAGTGAGCGGTTGGGTTACACATCAGGTGTCTGATATATGGGCCAAAACATCTGCGGATCGTGGTCAAGCTGTGTGGGCTTTGTGGCCGATGGGTGGAGCATGGCTTTGTACTCATTTATGGGACCATTATGCTTATACAATGGACAAAGTAAGAATCTTTCTCCCCAAATTAGATGTTTGTATGATGGTTTAGGAAATTCATCTTATTGATATTGGATATTATCATTTCATGACGAATGTTGCCATATAATTCATTTACTATTGTGCTTCCTACTCATTTAAGCATGTTTCTAACTTAACATaaatttactttactttatctaAAGTAAACATTGCTCAACACTTTGCCTTGAGATGAAGAAAATCTATACTATGTACTCTGGATTATGAGTACTGGCATTTCATCTCGTTTATAAACTCTTATTACTGAACAATGCACATGAAAATCAAGTATTTGCCACTTTTTCTGGCAAAGCATGTCATGCCACAGATTGTTAATTTCAATATCTGAATTTTGTGCATGTAGGAATTCTTGAGAAACAAAGCATATCCATTGATGGAAGGCTGCGCGTCATTTTTACTAGACTGGTTAATTGAAGGCCCAGGCGGAAGACTTGAAACAAATCCATCGACCTCCCCAGAGCATACGTTTACTGCTCCGGATGGTAAGCCTGCTAGTGTAAGCTACTCAGCAACCATGGACATGCAAATTATTAGAGAGGTTTTCTCCAACATTGTTTCTGCTGCTGAGGTAATTATCTTCTGCTGAATCATAGCATCACATAATCTAGAATCTTGACTTCTATATGTAACTCTCTTAAATTGAAATGTAGGAATTGGGAAAAAGCGATGTTCTTATTGCAAGAGTCCGTAAAGCTCAAGCACGCCTTAGGCCAACCACGATTGCTAAGGATGGGTCCATTATGGAATGGGTAAGTCTCAGTTATCCAACGGGCCTCTGCAAGTTGTTCGAGTGGACTAAATCTTGTTCTTTTTTGGTGTTCCTTCGCCATTTGCAGGCAGAGGAGTTTGCAGATCCAGAGGTGCACCACAGGCATCTGTCACATCTATTCGGGCTTTTTCCCGGGCATAGCATCAACGTCGAGAAGGCCCCTGATCTATGTAAAGCAGCTGAGAAAACCCTAATCAAACGAGGTTCGTGTTGTTATTAACTCTGAATGATTACCTCGCCCCAACTCAAACTGATTCATCTTGTTCTCGAGCAGGAGAGGAGGGTCCGGGATGGTCGACCACGTGGAAAGCTGCCTCGTGGGCACGGCTGCATAACAGCGAGCACGCATACCGGATGGTGAAGCATCTTTTCGATCTAGTGGAGCCCAGCCACGAGAGTGACTTTGAAGGAGGGCTATACGCCAACCTCTTCACCGCTCATCCACCTTTCCAGATTGATGCAAACTTCGGGTAGGAACAAATCATAATCAAACTTTATCAATTAATCTTGAAAGCTGAAGTGAGACATGAATGGCAGATTTTCGGCAGCAGTGGCGGAGATGCTAGTTCAGAGCAGCGTGAGAGACTTGTACCTGCTGCCGGCTCTTCCTCGTGAGAAGTGGGTGAATGGCTGCGCGAAGGGGCTCAAGGTTCACGGCGGCCTTACCGTGAGCATGTGCTGGAGCGAAGGAGATCTTGATCAAGTTGGCATTTGGTCCAACAATGGTGGAAATGGTGTGAAGACGTTGCATTATAGGGGAGCTGCAGCCACTGCTAATATCTCATCTGGCATACTTTACACTTTCAACAGCCACTTGGAATGCGTAGACACACGCACACTTCTGTAATGTCAACCTCATTTTCCACTTATTTTGGCTCATTAAATGGATCTATCACACTTTACAAAAGAATGAAAGGAATTATTCAAAAGTTAAGAACTGAATCTGAATCCAAATCCGAATCCAAATTTAATCccttatagttataattatttacttaaactctaaaatatgataaattaagtTACCATCACTGTTACCACAAGTGCTTTGAAATCTTATATGTACATAATTCGGGACACTTAGGTCAATGCCTGTATCAAGATCCAAAACCCAATTCTCACGTAAGAAACAGTGCTATGTTTTAACGGCAGTAGAACATAGTATATAGTAGAggattaaaatgattttacaTCCAACACAAATTCCTTCACAAGTACTACTAGCTAGTAGAGTTATGTATACGATGTTTAATGGAGTACATTTAAATGTCTGCATGTAGAAGCACCAATTTTCAAATCGGTATAGGTGGATCCTGATTCTGGAAGAATTTAGCAAGTTTCCCGAGGCCAGACCATACATGTCCGAAACAGAGACAAACACGACTTTTAAAAATCTCAAACTTGGAGCCTACCTCTTCTTCGAGCTCGACCACATCATCGTCCTTCATTTCGATATCGGTTTCGGCCTCGTTCATAAACAGGAACACTACTTCAACTGCTGATAGCGATCCGAAGATGGCATAGAGGAAAGGGCTGGCTCCTTCGGGGAACACGGCAGCCGCGAGGGTGGCGACCGCCGCGTACCCTGAGCAGACCAAGAAACGCTCCGGCCCGCCCCGGAAAGCGGAGGAGCATGACGTGGAGCACGTAGTAGACGAGCAAGCTCGAGAGGGCAACGAGCATTGTGGTTGGATGGGTGGTGAGTGGGCTAATTTGCGCCTCATCGTACTTCACTTGAAGGAATGCGATGAGTTGAGTATTGATGGAGCTACTCACTTTGTCGAATGAGTCTGTGAATTCCGACATTGCTTTATACTTGATCAACAAAAACATGggatatatcatatatatatacacaatatAGATATGGTATGGCGTCAAATTTTCTGATACATATTTGTCAAACATTGAAATTTCTAATGAGTTTCCTCTTCACCGATTTGACGCGATACGTGGTCGCCGACCGATTTAGGAGATGGATATGTCATAAGAGTTTCCCGTTTAATTAGAAGATGGATATGTCATAAGATTCCttgctttttaaaaattcttagATTGTCTCCACTAATAACTTTTGGTTATTTAgagtgttcggtttgcaagattgtatacgggattaaatttgtaattaaaagggagcaaaccatatcccacatcggagaatgaacaagactTGCAAGTGTATAAATGGGCTACCCctactccattagtatgaggTCTTTTGAGGAGTACCCCAAGAGCAAAACCGTGAGGGCTttgcccaaagcggacaatatcatactacaGTAATGTATTAGTTATAGTTAATCCcttatgactaaaataattttacaactcaatcctagattgtatcttgatattattttatcttagaAACCCAACACCACTTTAGAGTATCCTCAATTTAAGACTC harbors:
- the LOC125218263 gene encoding alpha-L-fucosidase 2 — translated: MLRRGFSILLLVVELSFWFGVGVSVNDKDVWSSSSEKGTISGRSLEVRFDGAATHWTDALPVGNGRLGAMIWGGIANETINLNEDTLWTGTPGDYADPNAPTTLSEVRNLVDKGKYAEATAVAANLSGDPSAVYQLLGDIKLEFDESHVAYDKGTYQRVLDLDTATVKVQYSVNQVEHERDYFASYPDEVIVMKISVNKSSSLNFTVSLDSKLHHHAYANNNSQIILDGRCPGRRIPPHVFGNSIPKERDTLGPVQHTNPKGIEYFAVLDLQIGDGVGDVRILDGRKLQVVGCNWAVIRLAAASTFDGPFTNPQDSKRDPSSESLKKMDAAKAHTYADLYSRHVNDYQALFHRVSLQLSKSSTNAIKNDKDGVMTTAERVKSFKIDEDPSLVELLFQYGRYLLIACSRPGSQPANLQGIWNKDIEPAWDGAPHLNINLQMNYWPSLSCNLKECQEPLFDYISSLSINGKKTSQVNYGVSGWVTHQVSDIWAKTSADRGQAVWALWPMGGAWLCTHLWDHYAYTMDKEFLRNKAYPLMEGCASFLLDWLIEGPGGRLETNPSTSPEHTFTAPDGKPASVSYSATMDMQIIREVFSNIVSAAEELGKSDVLIARVRKAQARLRPTTIAKDGSIMEWAEEFADPEVHHRHLSHLFGLFPGHSINVEKAPDLCKAAEKTLIKRGEEGPGWSTTWKAASWARLHNSEHAYRMVKHLFDLVEPSHESDFEGGLYANLFTAHPPFQIDANFGFSAAVAEMLVQSSVRDLYLLPALPREKWVNGCAKGLKVHGGLTVSMCWSEGDLDQVGIWSNNGGNGVKTLHYRGAAATANISSGILYTFNSHLECVDTRTLL